From the genome of Rhizobium binae, one region includes:
- a CDS encoding transporter substrate-binding domain-containing protein has translation MIESKLASLSLKGFLAFGLLLFSSLAASAQQAAPSLPLLFDARERLARPDLSSLVRLRFLTSVDFPPFNFTDQNGKLSGFNVDLAREICSELEISDKCQIQAIPFADLKDALAASQGDAVIAGLAVTPELRRRFVFSRPYLMLPARFVRNLAAPVEGKTAAALAGRPVGVVKGTVHEAMLAAFFPALKAQTFDTKEALLAALKERKVDAAFADALQLSFWVPSPASGKCCALFDGPYLSEHFLGEGMTIMLRQKDSVLTSAIDHALAALSRNGRLQEIYLRYFPYGLY, from the coding sequence ATGATTGAATCCAAGCTGGCATCCCTCAGTCTGAAGGGATTTCTCGCGTTCGGGCTGTTGCTCTTTTCAAGCCTGGCCGCCTCCGCCCAGCAGGCGGCACCCTCTCTGCCGCTGCTCTTCGATGCCCGTGAACGTCTTGCGAGACCCGATCTTTCCTCGCTGGTGCGCCTGCGCTTCCTGACGTCGGTGGATTTCCCGCCCTTCAATTTCACCGATCAGAACGGCAAGCTTTCCGGCTTCAACGTCGATCTCGCCCGCGAAATCTGCAGCGAGCTGGAGATTTCGGACAAGTGCCAGATCCAGGCGATCCCCTTTGCCGATCTCAAGGATGCGCTCGCCGCCTCGCAGGGCGATGCCGTCATCGCCGGACTTGCGGTGACCCCAGAGCTGCGTCGGCGGTTCGTCTTTTCCCGGCCCTATCTGATGCTGCCGGCGCGTTTCGTGCGCAATCTTGCGGCACCGGTCGAGGGCAAGACGGCGGCCGCCCTTGCCGGGCGGCCGGTCGGGGTCGTCAAGGGAACGGTGCACGAAGCGATGCTGGCCGCCTTTTTCCCGGCGCTCAAGGCCCAGACCTTCGACACGAAGGAGGCTCTGCTTGCGGCGCTGAAGGAGCGCAAGGTCGATGCCGCCTTCGCCGATGCGCTGCAGCTTTCCTTCTGGGTACCTTCGCCGGCTTCCGGCAAATGCTGCGCGCTGTTCGACGGTCCCTATCTCTCCGAACATTTCCTCGGCGAGGGCATGACCATCATGCTGCGGCAGAAGGACAGCGTGCTGACATCAGCCATCGACCACGCGCTCGCCGCGCTGTCGCGCAACGGCCGTCTGCAGGAAATCTATCTGCGCTATTTCCCCTACGGCCTTTACTGA
- a CDS encoding tellurite resistance TerB family protein — MNKPLSAHDALIYVMVMASAVDSTMNDREMERIGQLIGFLPVFRDFDDDKLISVARDCASLLAGPEGLDVVLETVRDTLPAKLYDTAYALAVEVASADLSVKAEELRLLSLLRDRLGLDKLTCAAIERSAIARFRKG; from the coding sequence ATGAACAAGCCGCTATCCGCCCATGATGCCCTGATTTATGTGATGGTGATGGCCTCCGCCGTCGACAGCACCATGAACGACAGGGAGATGGAAAGGATCGGCCAGTTGATCGGCTTCCTGCCGGTTTTCCGGGATTTCGACGACGACAAGCTGATTTCGGTGGCGCGCGATTGCGCCTCGCTGCTGGCCGGACCGGAAGGCCTTGACGTCGTTCTCGAAACCGTGCGCGACACGCTGCCGGCAAAACTCTACGACACGGCCTATGCGCTCGCCGTCGAAGTGGCTTCCGCCGACCTTTCGGTCAAGGCCGAGGAATTGCGGCTGCTCAGCCTGCTGCGTGACCGTCTCGGCCTCGACAAGCTCACCTGCGCGGCGATCGAGCGCAGCGCTATTGCCCGCTTCCGCAAGGGCTGA
- a CDS encoding thermonuclease family protein: MRPAAVFTGLAGMAVVSGLLIAAEARLRGGTGGEDMITVEAPATETAAEPAPEAAGPSATISDADAEIIARGAQPAAPSPAPAEGTTVTPADPPRPAETPGRQAAEPAAKKPIELARPVAENAGLLTFGERRLQLAGIIPTPADRICGPAGRQWPCGMMAKTALRQLLRNRSLTCDLDMAEWKEMATAACRLGTQDLGTWLAENGWAEAEAGSPLGAVAEKAKQAQKGIYGGDPRRK, translated from the coding sequence ATGCGCCCTGCCGCCGTCTTCACCGGGCTCGCAGGAATGGCGGTCGTGTCCGGCCTGCTGATCGCCGCAGAAGCAAGGCTGCGCGGCGGAACGGGCGGCGAGGATATGATCACCGTAGAGGCGCCAGCAACCGAAACGGCGGCGGAACCCGCCCCCGAGGCAGCAGGCCCGTCGGCGACGATATCGGACGCAGATGCCGAAATCATTGCACGCGGGGCACAACCGGCCGCTCCCTCCCCCGCGCCGGCCGAAGGCACGACGGTCACGCCGGCCGATCCGCCGCGCCCAGCGGAGACACCCGGCCGGCAAGCGGCGGAGCCGGCCGCGAAGAAGCCGATCGAGCTGGCGCGGCCGGTGGCCGAAAATGCCGGCCTGCTTACCTTTGGCGAGCGCCGGCTTCAGCTTGCCGGCATCATCCCGACACCGGCCGACAGGATATGCGGGCCGGCAGGCCGGCAATGGCCCTGCGGCATGATGGCGAAGACGGCGCTGCGTCAGCTCTTGCGCAACCGCAGCCTCACCTGCGACCTCGACATGGCGGAATGGAAGGAGATGGCGACCGCCGCCTGCCGGCTCGGCACGCAGGATCTCGGCACATGGCTCGCCGAAAACGGCTGGGCCGAAGCAGAGGCGGGCTCGCCGCTCGGCGCCGTCGCCGAGAAGGCGAAACAAGCACAGAAAGGCATTTACGGCGGCGACCCGCGCCGCAAATGA
- a CDS encoding S24 family peptidase, whose translation MLSHDQIWEAIDRLAERHDLTPSGLARRAGLDPTSFNKSKRLSADGRLRWPSTESIAKVLDATGASMEQFLALLPRGIPAQQPGNRFQLHGGAIPLLGFAQAGAGGFFDDGGFPAGQGWDVVEFPAAPSQKSSVYALEVQGESMMPLYRDGDVLIVEPGAQVRRNDRVVVRTREGEVMAKVLLRQSPRSIELMSLNPEHPNRTLELSDVEWIARIIWASQ comes from the coding sequence ATGCTGTCACACGACCAGATCTGGGAGGCGATCGACAGGCTTGCCGAACGGCACGACCTGACGCCATCCGGTCTTGCGCGCCGCGCCGGCCTCGACCCGACCTCCTTCAACAAGTCGAAACGGCTTTCGGCCGACGGACGGTTGCGCTGGCCCTCGACCGAATCGATCGCCAAGGTGCTCGATGCGACAGGGGCGAGCATGGAGCAGTTTCTCGCCCTCCTGCCGCGGGGCATTCCTGCCCAGCAGCCGGGAAACCGGTTTCAGCTGCACGGCGGCGCCATTCCGCTGCTCGGCTTTGCGCAGGCGGGTGCGGGCGGCTTCTTCGACGATGGCGGCTTTCCGGCCGGGCAAGGCTGGGACGTGGTCGAGTTTCCGGCTGCCCCGTCGCAGAAATCGAGCGTCTATGCGCTGGAGGTGCAGGGCGAGAGCATGATGCCGCTCTACCGCGACGGCGACGTGCTGATCGTCGAGCCCGGCGCGCAGGTGCGCCGCAACGACCGCGTCGTCGTGCGCACCCGCGAGGGTGAGGTGATGGCCAAGGTTCTGCTGCGCCAGAGTCCACGGTCGATCGAGCTGATGTCGCTCAATCCCGAACATCCAAACCGGACGCTCGAACTATCCGACGTCGAGTGGATCGCCCGTATCATCTGGGCCAGCCAATAG
- a CDS encoding response regulator codes for MQEQTIIIADDHPLFRDALRQAVSGMEGRQSIVEAGDFAAARTAAGAHPDADLMLLDLAMPGVSGFSGLMALRAEFASLPIIIVSASDDATTIRRALELGASGFISKSSGIEDIRRGIQTVLAGDIATPESYRDGQEQDPDVADLIHRLHTLTPQQSRVLTMLAEGLLNKQIAYELGVSEATIKAHVSAILLKLDVDSRTQAVIQLGKINMAMVA; via the coding sequence ATGCAGGAACAGACCATCATCATTGCCGACGACCATCCGCTTTTTCGCGATGCGCTGCGCCAGGCCGTCAGCGGCATGGAAGGCCGCCAGTCGATCGTCGAAGCCGGCGATTTTGCCGCGGCGCGGACCGCCGCCGGCGCCCATCCGGACGCCGACCTGATGCTGCTCGACCTCGCCATGCCGGGGGTCAGCGGCTTTTCCGGCCTGATGGCATTGCGCGCCGAATTCGCCAGCCTGCCGATCATCATCGTCTCGGCAAGCGACGACGCGACGACGATCCGCCGGGCGCTGGAACTCGGCGCGTCCGGCTTCATCTCGAAATCCTCCGGCATCGAAGACATTCGCCGCGGCATCCAGACGGTGCTCGCCGGCGATATCGCCACACCGGAAAGCTATCGCGACGGCCAGGAGCAGGACCCGGACGTCGCCGACCTGATCCACCGCCTGCACACGCTGACGCCGCAGCAGAGCCGGGTGCTGACCATGCTCGCCGAAGGGCTGCTGAACAAGCAGATCGCCTATGAACTCGGCGTCTCCGAGGCGACGATCAAGGCGCATGTCTCGGCGATCCTCTTGAAACTCGATGTCGACAGCCGCACGCAGGCCGTCATCCAGCTCGGCAAGATCAACATGGCAATGGTTGCCTGA
- a CDS encoding DUF952 domain-containing protein, with the protein MTLTPTLYKIVTETLWQQARQSGVFHGAGIDLKDGFIHFSTAGQVKQTAALHFTGQSGLILVAVDGGGLGDKLIFEASRGGDLFPHLYADLPLAAVLWEVPLPLDETGVHIFPELQP; encoded by the coding sequence ATGACCCTGACACCGACCCTTTACAAGATCGTGACGGAAACGCTCTGGCAGCAAGCCAGACAAAGCGGTGTTTTTCATGGCGCCGGCATCGATCTCAAGGACGGTTTCATCCATTTCTCGACGGCCGGCCAGGTCAAGCAGACCGCGGCCCTGCATTTTACCGGCCAGTCCGGCCTGATTCTGGTAGCCGTCGATGGCGGCGGCCTCGGTGACAAGCTGATCTTCGAAGCCTCGCGCGGCGGCGATCTGTTCCCACATCTCTATGCCGATCTGCCGCTTGCGGCCGTGCTCTGGGAGGTGCCGTTGCCGCTCGATGAGACCGGCGTTCATATTTTCCCGGAGCTGCAGCCATGA
- a CDS encoding quinone-dependent dihydroorotate dehydrogenase yields the protein MIDPFKRLARKGLFLFDPETAHGMSIAALKSGLVPACQITPDPRLRQTVAGLTFENPLGMAAGYDKNAEVPEALLRLGFGFTEIGTVTPKPQSGNPRPRIFRLVEDEAVINRLGFNNEGHEAAFERLSALTGKGIVGVNIGANKDSEDRIADYVAGIRCFYSVARYFTANISSPNTPGLRDLQARESLAALLSAVLAARDEMAEKSGRNIPVFLKIAPDLTEEGMDDIAAEALAHPLDGLIVSNTTLSREGLKDQRQAKEMGGLSGVPLFEKSTAVLARMRKRVGAALPIIGVGGVSSAETALEKIRAGADLVQLYSCMVYEGPGLPGDIVRGLSTLLDREKAGSIRELRDSRLDYWAARKV from the coding sequence ATGATCGACCCCTTCAAGCGTCTCGCCCGCAAGGGCCTCTTCCTGTTCGATCCGGAAACGGCGCACGGCATGTCGATCGCGGCGCTGAAGTCCGGCCTCGTGCCGGCCTGTCAGATCACTCCCGATCCGCGCCTGCGCCAGACCGTCGCCGGACTTACCTTCGAAAACCCGCTCGGCATGGCGGCGGGCTACGACAAGAATGCCGAGGTGCCGGAGGCGCTGCTGAGGCTCGGCTTCGGCTTTACCGAGATCGGCACGGTGACGCCGAAGCCGCAATCCGGCAATCCGCGTCCGCGCATCTTCCGCCTGGTCGAGGATGAAGCGGTCATCAATCGCCTCGGTTTCAATAATGAAGGCCATGAGGCTGCTTTCGAGCGGCTCTCGGCGCTGACGGGCAAAGGCATTGTCGGCGTCAACATCGGCGCCAACAAGGACAGCGAGGACCGAATCGCCGATTATGTCGCCGGCATCCGCTGTTTCTATTCCGTCGCGCGCTATTTCACCGCCAATATCTCCTCACCGAATACGCCCGGCCTGCGCGATCTGCAGGCGCGCGAAAGCCTTGCGGCGCTGCTGTCGGCCGTGCTGGCGGCGCGCGATGAAATGGCGGAGAAATCCGGCCGGAATATCCCCGTCTTTCTGAAGATCGCCCCCGATCTGACCGAGGAGGGCATGGACGATATCGCCGCCGAGGCGCTTGCGCATCCGCTGGATGGGCTGATCGTCTCCAACACCACGCTGTCGCGTGAGGGCCTGAAAGATCAGCGCCAGGCCAAGGAGATGGGCGGCCTCTCCGGCGTGCCGCTGTTCGAAAAGTCGACCGCCGTGCTTGCCCGGATGCGCAAGCGCGTCGGTGCCGCGCTGCCGATTATCGGCGTCGGCGGCGTCTCCTCGGCCGAAACCGCGCTGGAGAAGATCAGGGCGGGCGCCGATCTCGTCCAGCTCTATTCCTGCATGGTCTATGAAGGTCCCGGCCTGCCGGGCGATATTGTCCGAGGCCTCTCGACGCTGCTCGACCGCGAAAAGGCCGGCTCGATCCGCGAACTGCGCGACAGCAGGCTGGATTACTGGGCGGCGCGGAAGGTCTGA
- a CDS encoding MATE family efflux transporter: MDTRSNSHSLAFEVTHRLVLSIAIPMTLGFMTTPLLGLTSTAVVGHMGDPQALAGLAIGAMLFDLILGSFNFLRASTTGLTAQAYGRRNQHEQQAVFARALISALGCGLALLCLSPLLKAAGLRLMGAEGAIAEATATYFSIRMLAAPAALANYAILGFVLGRGQGGLGLLLQALINGINILLSIYLGLSLGWGVAGVAWGTLAGEVAGALAGLFIVLGGFAKAERPAWSEVFSRHRLAELFALNRDILIRTFVLIGAFTIMTRIGTGFGAVTLAANAVLMNFFLLSGYYLDGLANAAEQITGRAIGALYRPAFDRGLKLTTLWSFGLAAIVSAFFLLAGPWLISVLTTSPEVRQAAGTYLPWAAVTGLTGALAFLMDGVFIGATWSADMRNRMLMSFAGYLAMLAVFVPLFGNHGLWLAMNAFLLFRGFFLAMLVRPRADQTFRAAQ; this comes from the coding sequence ATGGATACGCGCAGCAACAGTCATTCCCTTGCCTTCGAGGTGACGCACCGGCTGGTGCTCTCGATCGCCATTCCGATGACGCTCGGCTTCATGACGACGCCGCTGCTCGGGCTGACAAGCACCGCCGTCGTCGGCCATATGGGCGACCCGCAAGCGCTGGCGGGGCTCGCAATCGGCGCGATGCTCTTCGATCTCATCCTGGGCAGCTTCAATTTCCTGCGCGCCTCGACGACAGGGCTGACGGCGCAGGCCTATGGCCGGCGAAATCAGCACGAGCAGCAGGCGGTCTTCGCCAGGGCGCTGATCTCGGCGCTTGGCTGCGGGCTGGCGCTGCTCTGTCTTTCGCCGCTGCTCAAGGCGGCGGGTCTGAGGCTGATGGGCGCGGAAGGCGCGATCGCCGAGGCGACCGCCACCTATTTCTCGATCCGCATGCTGGCCGCGCCGGCAGCGCTCGCCAATTACGCCATCCTCGGCTTCGTGCTCGGACGCGGACAGGGCGGCCTCGGGCTGCTGCTGCAGGCGCTGATCAACGGTATCAATATCCTGCTGTCGATCTATCTCGGCCTGTCGCTCGGCTGGGGCGTGGCCGGCGTCGCCTGGGGAACGCTGGCCGGCGAGGTGGCCGGCGCGCTCGCCGGCTTGTTCATCGTGCTCGGCGGCTTTGCCAAAGCAGAACGGCCGGCGTGGTCCGAGGTCTTTTCCCGGCATCGGCTCGCCGAGCTTTTCGCGCTCAACCGCGACATTCTGATCCGCACCTTCGTGCTGATCGGCGCCTTCACGATCATGACTCGGATCGGCACCGGCTTCGGCGCGGTGACCCTTGCCGCCAATGCCGTGCTGATGAATTTCTTCCTACTGTCGGGCTATTATCTCGACGGGCTTGCCAATGCCGCCGAGCAGATCACCGGCCGGGCGATCGGCGCGCTTTACCGGCCGGCCTTCGATCGCGGGCTGAAGCTCACCACCTTATGGTCCTTCGGCCTGGCGGCGATCGTCTCCGCCTTCTTCCTGCTCGCCGGACCCTGGCTGATCTCGGTGCTCACGACCTCGCCCGAAGTGCGGCAGGCGGCCGGCACCTATCTGCCCTGGGCGGCGGTGACGGGGCTCACCGGCGCGCTCGCCTTCCTGATGGACGGGGTGTTCATCGGCGCGACGTGGTCGGCCGACATGCGCAACCGGATGCTGATGTCCTTTGCCGGCTACCTCGCCATGCTCGCCGTCTTCGTGCCGCTCTTCGGCAATCACGGCCTTTGGCTGGCGATGAACGCCTTCCTGCTGTTCCGCGGCTTTTTCCTGGCGATGCTGGTCAGGCCGCGGGCCGATCAGACCTTCCGCGCCGCCCAGTAA
- a CDS encoding CAP domain-containing protein — translation MTSIDLSRRSLLRLSGLAFAAGIAGCTTTPRLAGTPSNGEDETASVLPLVNQLRAKNGLPPLEVDPAAQTAALFQAKRMASVGKMAHLMGMTDSFGARVKASGVRLPAAENIASGQQSVDAVVTAWINSPHHLENMLGRYDGLGVAVAHNSSSRNLPYWAMVLSS, via the coding sequence ATGACCTCCATCGATCTTTCCCGGCGCAGCCTGCTGCGTCTTTCCGGACTCGCGTTCGCCGCCGGCATCGCCGGCTGCACCACCACGCCGCGCCTCGCCGGCACGCCTTCGAATGGCGAGGACGAGACGGCAAGCGTGTTGCCGCTCGTCAACCAGCTGAGGGCCAAGAACGGCCTGCCGCCGCTTGAGGTCGATCCGGCGGCGCAGACGGCCGCCCTCTTCCAGGCCAAACGCATGGCAAGCGTCGGCAAGATGGCGCATCTCATGGGCATGACCGACAGTTTCGGCGCTCGCGTCAAGGCGAGCGGCGTCCGGCTGCCGGCGGCGGAGAATATCGCTTCCGGCCAGCAGAGCGTCGATGCGGTGGTGACGGCCTGGATCAACTCGCCGCATCATCTGGAAAACATGCTGGGGCGCTATGACGGCCTCGGCGTCGCCGTCGCCCACAATTCATCTTCCAGAAACCTGCCCTATTGGGCGATGGTGCTTTCCAGCTGA
- a CDS encoding DUF6460 domain-containing protein: protein MSDQVNRFLGDSLGRTLIKLVVVSLIVGFVMTVFGLTPWNIIYGFRDFILEIWHRGFSALGRVGDYLLLGATIVIPLFLILRLFSYHR, encoded by the coding sequence ATGTCCGATCAAGTGAACAGGTTCCTCGGCGATTCGCTCGGCCGCACATTGATAAAACTCGTCGTCGTGTCGCTGATCGTCGGTTTCGTCATGACCGTCTTCGGCCTGACGCCGTGGAACATCATCTATGGGTTCCGCGACTTCATCCTGGAGATCTGGCACCGCGGCTTTTCAGCGCTCGGGCGCGTCGGCGACTATCTCCTCCTCGGGGCGACGATCGTCATTCCGCTCTTCCTCATCCTTCGCCTTTTCAGCTATCACCGGTAA
- a CDS encoding class I SAM-dependent DNA methyltransferase, protein MQPHQLSSGDVIADRRADYARMLEEGGEPEAAVELMEQALELAPAWAAGWYRLATYREKAGKAEAAIEAYRNTLALDPEDIFGSALKLAVLGDGATPDRPPSRYVERLFDDYADRFETALVDKLEYSVPQKLAALVSATGRHYACAVDLGCGTGLLGPEIHGRVGRLEGFDLSQNMLAKAAEKAVYDHLAQADLSLAPNHSGLFADGPRGRADLVTAADVLMYLGNLESVFAIIEELAAAGADLAFSVEDAGEGESFHLAPSLRYAHSEAYVRMLLVRHGFEVLDIAKTVIRKDGGKPVAGILFLTRKPA, encoded by the coding sequence ATGCAGCCCCACCAGCTTTCCTCAGGCGATGTCATCGCCGACCGCCGCGCCGATTATGCCCGGATGCTCGAAGAGGGCGGTGAGCCGGAGGCGGCCGTCGAGCTGATGGAACAGGCGCTCGAACTCGCACCGGCCTGGGCCGCCGGTTGGTATCGCCTCGCCACCTATCGCGAAAAGGCGGGCAAGGCGGAGGCCGCGATCGAAGCCTATCGCAATACGCTCGCCCTCGACCCCGAAGATATTTTCGGTTCGGCCCTCAAGCTCGCCGTGCTCGGCGACGGCGCCACACCCGACCGGCCGCCGAGCCGCTATGTCGAGCGCCTGTTCGACGACTATGCCGACCGTTTCGAAACCGCGCTCGTCGACAAACTCGAATACAGCGTCCCCCAGAAGCTCGCAGCCCTCGTTTCCGCCACCGGCAGGCATTACGCATGCGCCGTCGATCTCGGCTGCGGCACCGGTCTGCTCGGCCCCGAAATCCATGGCCGTGTCGGCCGCCTCGAAGGTTTCGACCTGTCGCAGAACATGCTGGCCAAGGCGGCGGAGAAGGCGGTCTACGATCACCTCGCCCAGGCCGACCTGTCGCTTGCGCCTAATCACTCCGGCCTCTTTGCCGATGGGCCACGCGGCCGCGCTGACCTGGTGACGGCAGCCGACGTACTGATGTACCTCGGCAATCTCGAAAGCGTCTTTGCCATCATCGAAGAGCTCGCCGCCGCCGGCGCCGATCTCGCCTTTTCCGTCGAGGATGCCGGGGAGGGCGAGAGCTTCCATCTCGCGCCGTCGCTGCGTTATGCCCATTCGGAGGCCTATGTGAGGATGCTGCTTGTCCGTCACGGCTTCGAAGTCCTCGACATCGCCAAGACCGTCATTCGCAAAGATGGCGGCAAGCCGGTCGCCGGCATTCTGTTCCTTACACGCAAGCCGGCCTGA
- a CDS encoding YitT family protein, which yields MTLLINALGVWNTNATRHSPIEDVQGIFSGSLVAALGLYVLASAGLLTGSTAGVAFLLHYVFGVNFGLAFFLLNLPFFYLSWKRLGMAFTMKTFIAIGLTSVMSDLQSRLFSISSIHPAWAALLGGLLLGFGALALYRHRASLGGVGILGVYLQERFGIRAGLVQLVIDLCVLAAAVFVTTPPVVFYSVLGALVLNLFVAINHRADRYIAL from the coding sequence ATGACACTGCTCATCAATGCCCTCGGCGTCTGGAATACGAACGCGACGCGCCACTCGCCGATCGAAGACGTGCAGGGCATATTCTCCGGCAGTCTCGTCGCAGCACTCGGCCTTTACGTGCTTGCCAGCGCCGGCCTCCTCACCGGCAGCACCGCCGGTGTCGCCTTCCTTCTGCACTACGTTTTCGGCGTCAATTTTGGCCTCGCCTTCTTCCTGCTCAACCTGCCGTTCTTCTATCTCTCGTGGAAGCGTCTCGGCATGGCCTTCACGATGAAGACCTTCATCGCCATCGGCCTGACCTCGGTGATGTCAGATCTGCAGTCGCGCCTCTTTTCCATCTCGAGCATCCATCCGGCCTGGGCCGCCCTGCTCGGCGGCCTGCTGCTCGGCTTCGGCGCGCTGGCGCTCTATCGCCACCGCGCCAGCCTCGGCGGCGTCGGCATTCTCGGCGTCTATCTGCAGGAACGTTTCGGCATCCGCGCCGGTCTCGTCCAGCTTGTCATCGACCTGTGCGTGCTGGCCGCCGCCGTCTTCGTCACCACGCCGCCGGTGGTCTTCTATTCCGTCCTCGGCGCCCTTGTCCTCAACCTCTTCGTTGCCATCAACCACCGCGCCGACCGCTACATCGCCCTCTGA
- a CDS encoding carboxymuconolactone decarboxylase family protein translates to MQPRFNFAKAAPDAYKAVAALEQYVQSSGLERRFIHLIKLRASQINGCAYCVDMHVKEARHDGLSEQWINLMCVWRESPVYDARERALLGWVDAVTNIAKTGAPDADYEALKAHFSEKEMTEITVAIGAINIWNRLAVGFRSQHPIDQVTKAA, encoded by the coding sequence ATGCAACCGCGTTTCAACTTCGCCAAGGCTGCTCCCGATGCCTACAAGGCTGTCGCCGCGCTGGAACAATATGTCCAGTCTTCCGGGCTGGAGCGCCGCTTCATCCACTTGATCAAGCTGCGCGCCTCGCAGATCAACGGTTGCGCCTACTGCGTCGATATGCATGTGAAGGAAGCTCGCCATGACGGGCTCAGCGAACAATGGATCAACCTGATGTGCGTCTGGCGGGAATCGCCGGTTTATGACGCCCGCGAACGCGCCCTACTCGGCTGGGTCGACGCGGTGACCAATATCGCCAAGACGGGCGCGCCGGACGCAGATTACGAGGCGCTGAAGGCGCATTTCTCCGAGAAGGAGATGACCGAGATTACGGTGGCGATCGGTGCGATCAATATCTGGAACCGCCTTGCCGTCGGCTTCCGCTCGCAGCATCCGATCGACCAGGTGACGAAGGCAGCATGA
- a CDS encoding RrF2 family transcriptional regulator, whose translation MKMSDGVEQAIHSVAMLCGLSEGGVLSAAALAEFHGVSTSYLLKHLQALSGAGILDTVPGPRGGYKLAKAPEEISLLDILLAVEGPAPAFRCAEIRQRGPNPVPDRFFSKPCNISAAMLRAERVYRAELAKTSIADLGVELNALDDGSIAARGCAFLEIHERKTAR comes from the coding sequence ATGAAGATGAGCGACGGCGTCGAGCAGGCCATCCACAGCGTTGCGATGCTTTGCGGCCTTTCCGAAGGCGGCGTGCTGTCGGCTGCGGCCCTGGCGGAGTTCCACGGCGTGTCGACGAGCTATCTGTTGAAACATCTGCAGGCGCTGTCGGGTGCCGGCATCCTCGACACCGTACCCGGCCCGCGAGGCGGATATAAGCTGGCGAAGGCGCCGGAAGAGATTTCGCTGCTCGACATCCTGCTTGCAGTCGAGGGGCCGGCGCCGGCTTTCCGTTGCGCCGAAATCCGCCAGCGCGGCCCGAACCCGGTACCCGACCGGTTCTTTTCCAAGCCCTGTAACATCAGCGCGGCGATGCTCCGGGCCGAACGGGTCTACCGGGCCGAACTCGCCAAGACCAGCATTGCCGATCTCGGCGTCGAACTGAATGCCCTCGACGACGGATCGATCGCAGCCCGAGGCTGCGCCTTCCTTGAAATCCATGAACGCAAAACGGCTCGTTGA
- a CDS encoding YitT family protein, giving the protein MASNAFTGLLNSSADRHSLFDDAQGIVAGSMLAVLGVSLLSGAGLLAGGTAGLAFLAHYATGFSFGLCFFAVNLPFYYLAFRRMGPAFTIKTFAAIALTSVLSEFVPGFIGIGHVDPVAGALFGGLVIGAGMLALFRHRASLGGIGILALYIQDCLGWRAGLVQLGFDCLILALSFLVASPSIIACSVLGAIVFNLTLAINHRKDRYIAV; this is encoded by the coding sequence ATGGCATCCAACGCCTTTACGGGCCTTCTGAACTCCAGCGCCGACCGCCATTCGCTATTCGACGACGCCCAGGGCATCGTCGCCGGCAGCATGCTCGCCGTGCTCGGCGTCTCGCTGCTCTCCGGCGCTGGGCTGCTTGCCGGCGGCACGGCCGGTCTCGCTTTCCTCGCCCATTACGCGACGGGCTTCAGCTTCGGTCTCTGCTTCTTTGCCGTGAACCTGCCATTCTATTATCTCGCCTTCCGCCGCATGGGGCCTGCCTTCACCATCAAGACCTTCGCCGCCATCGCGTTGACCTCCGTTCTGTCCGAATTCGTGCCCGGCTTCATCGGTATTGGGCATGTCGATCCCGTTGCCGGGGCCCTCTTCGGCGGCCTTGTCATCGGCGCCGGCATGCTGGCGCTCTTCCGCCACCGCGCCAGCCTCGGCGGCATCGGTATCCTCGCCCTCTATATCCAGGATTGTCTCGGCTGGCGCGCCGGCCTCGTCCAGCTCGGCTTCGACTGCCTCATCCTGGCGCTCTCCTTCCTGGTCGCCAGCCCCTCGATCATCGCCTGCTCCGTGCTCGGCGCCATCGTGTTCAACCTCACGCTCGCCATCAATCATCGCAAGGACCGCTATATCGCCGTGTAA